In the genome of Lactuca sativa cultivar Salinas chromosome 3, Lsat_Salinas_v11, whole genome shotgun sequence, the window accatagattagtcagcctgggaatgttttactctgataatgaacatgtgttttgaaaactaatactctgtttatgttttgaaatgatgattttactttaagtgatactttattaaaagaaatttttagtcttgaattttgggacgttacagtgtcaatcccgtatagatctatacacacaatgtccgctctccctacaggagactctggttaccaactagacgacggaggaggccgtgtcccgaagatgcatcccaaatagtgggtaatgacttccaaacagtgggtagtgggtttctaatgtaagtgctgacctagaggtagagactcttaactgaattgactgaagaaaacccgtatgtctatgcttgtgtacataatatataactaatgaatcaaacgaccttcggatggacatccgatcccaccagaccacatctcaacaaagaaaaggaaatagggtggacaagccttcctaagtccttcaatcattatttatatgcatctatacaagcacaaacatacatctaactacgcttgagtgtgtatcaagtgaaatcatacagtgaagtataagtgtacagtgtggaataaccgacttgtgaagtataagagtacagtgaaatatccgagtcgtgaagtataagcatacagtgaaacatccgagtcgtgaagtataagcgtacagagtgggataatcgaatcgtgaagtataagtgtaccaagtgtaagtgtatcacgaagtggaaacgacgataagtgaagtaagagcgtctatcaagtataagcgactacaagtataagcaaaatagagacaataacaagtataaacgcatcacgaagtgaaagcgttatcgagtaggagtttaaaaataagtataagtgaagcagcagtaactaacaagtaaaagtatacatgaaaaccttggaaaaacctttatactcaggaaaatcgcatttgtattctttggtaaaataagtgtgaaaaactttagaaatctttgggaatctttcataaatcagtttgaaaatggaactttgataaagcaataaaagtaagaacttgaacaagtgaaaaccctttttgaaagccatttatagtgtcctactcggtaaaacagtgtacagtgtagTAAAATctggtgcatgcgggttatcaatcacatgtgattgatatgataactgacatgtttaacttgtattcccccctataaaacatgtgaaaacatttaaaaggtccattcaagggtatgaactcacctggtgtaagtaggtccgacgaaggtgccgtttgggcgttcggtgccacgcaaggactcgaacacactcaatgacctatttaacatatgataacatatgctcacatacaattagtatatttaatactaattaaacaagtatacgcactcaaaggagcgaaaaacactttagataagtgtttgggtgtcccgggtagcgtctaagggtgtgtatggctagggaatggagtttactaTCCGAGAGTAAACCCCTTTATATGATGTTTACgacccagggactactcaccatgagtttacggccgtaaactcatggtgatgggttctagggtgttttaaggcttctacttgctcatggaattattctaagtacttttccaaaaaggcatgagtgggtttaaggcttctaagggcattatattggagtttacggcctagggacaactcctaagggactttacagccgtaaactctcatccctTTAGTttggtgaagtttcaagcccttattgccttgctagtaatttataatgaagtatgatgccattttgggggattaaatcaatgttttgagcatgtttaagggtgtttacggccttgaaacatgtctgggccgtaaactccttttactcCTTCATTTTATTGAGTTTAATTGATCCAAACCCAAAGgacaagcccctaatttatgtcttaagccttggtatgaatttagggcaccctttaacatgtttttatgagtttacggccctggaactatttcttgggaagctttggccgtaaactcctaaatggagggtgtttgacatgtttaaggtccccaaactatttttagatgagtctaggatttattccaaggctattggtggagtTCTATGGCTTTTAAgcatgtaaaaatgagtttacaccccatgtttgaggggtttacggaccaagcacattccttggccgtaaactcctatttgctcctcaaaattcatgtctagggtgttctaagtccggatttgcaagccataaggtcgtatctaagtcccaatgttggtttggaggggtttaattgcttaaaaacccacttattaagtgtttacggcccaagcattctccttggccgtaaacacatgttccaagtccaattctatgctataaacacgaatcataatgtttagagtaagctagggtaagcggacttacaatttagAGGCGTTTGGTTAcggatttggggcgaaaacgggtctaaagagagagagagaggatggaaaagctccaaatggagtttactcccctttatatatgggtgggagttggagcttagtggaattctacccaatactgccgttaaacggggcttttggtcgcacccgatctagtggtcgtaacaataaaacttaacattttccaaataaatggaaatgggtgttatgtgtttttatttctttttatcacgacttaacggcatattaaatgtaaacaaatgggatgtttattaaatttgacgacctctaattaacggaactttataaactggaatattccgttaacggtaacgggaaaATGTAACGGAAcgacttgggttgtcacatctgcCACTCAACTAGCCACGACCGCACCACTTTCCATTGTTTTTGTTTGTCTTCTCCATCGTTTTTGTATGTCAAATCCTCCATCAAAGCTAGGGTTAGTGATGATTGCTACTCTGTTAGGGTTAGGGTTCAACGATGAATGATAGGGTTAGGAGTTGAAGTCACATTGGAGATAGGTTACGACGGTATATCCCAGAAAATCAACAAATTTAAAGAAGATGACTTCGAGCTAAAGGGTTTATCACCTCTCGCTCCTTCCTCGGTGTATGAATCTACAAATAGATCTTTTTAAAGAATAGTTTCGTGGTGTCTGATGTTTCTGGCGGCTCTTTCAAGGTGGTGGTGGACGAATGGTGGTGGTAGTTACGGTGGTCGTGGATAGTATagagagagggagaaagagagagatggtAATGATGAATTTTGTGGGGAGGGGGTGggatttctttttagtttttaattaaaagaataagaaaataaattcaaagaaattcaaaaaaaaatattatagggGAAAATTTGTCATTTCAAGTCAGGTATGGACAAAAACCTCAAACAAATATCAACCATAAGGACCAAAACTACACAAGGTATCCAAAATTGGACCACTTATGCACCACTaaatttttttggaccaaaaccacatATTTTCTTGACaaacacaaggaccatttttgcaattttttttttgtctttgttGAGCTTGTAACTGCAAGTCTGCAAATGCAACTACAACTGTTATTTCAGGCTTACCATTATTATCGATTTTTTGCTTGGCAATAATCTCTCCTTTCTCTTTGACACTATCTTTAGTTTTAGATTTTTTTCATATCTTGTTGTAAGGAGGGGGGTTATTGGTACGTCCCTATGCAACAAATTACTATTGCACCTTAGGGATGTGCATTTTGACCGAGTACCCGACccgaaaccgaaaccgaaaccgaaaccgGATCAACCCAAATTAGGATCAAATAAGTTATTTGGGTCGGTTATCGTGTATCTGTTTTAACCCGATTCGGTTCTCGGGTTATTCGGTCTAGGTTACCCGAACAAAGGTTTAATCGGACCAAAAGGAGAATAATTTTTTTAACGTGTCCTTACAAAAAAAAATGTCCTCATCGGAACCGGCCCATATATACACGTAACATTTCTAGATCAATTCAActacattaaaaaaaacatatattcttAAGTTTTACATCGGGATAGCTATTCAATTTGTTTTGGAAATCGGATGcttttaatgggttaagtgaaaTTTAGCTATCCATGTCCAATAAGAATATTTAAATGATTTTTTTACTGGTTCAGTCACACCAGTTCAACCTGATTTTTAATGAGACCATCTCATTCGATACAATCTAGAAATTGACATAAACCGATAATAATTAAACAAATTTACCCAGATACAAATCCTAGAGGGTCGAATTGTTTTTTAAACCATTGGTCATGTCGAACAAAGCGTCATTCCTATCTatatttaagattatttgttgTTATAAGTTTACATTAATATATAAGCATTTGTATATGAGAGTCTCTAGGTATAACACATTATCCACTTTACAATATTAGATTTTCTATATTGCGTCAATAAAAATCTCAACAAATAAATTTTCTTTAGATATTTACATCATAAACAGCCAATTTAATAACCACTCAAGCGGCTATCTATCCTAGTTGTCGACATAGGAGATTCTACATGTTATGACTATTTTGGAGGTATATACTAGTAACATGTTAGGGTGTTACATGTGTGTTAACTCTAATATataacttattttattttataaatatactagatataagatccatgtattatatgagtttattaaagaaaaacattaaatatgaaaatttaacaatttgagaagtttgaatttataagaaaaataagaaaaaatttaaattattagaATTAACGAGTCTTTAATACATTGAATATATTgcatatataaaccatttctaataaataccttgcatatatattaccttacatattaaatatgaaattttaatttaataaaatgaaaaatacaataaaatgacaaataaaaaatagaaaattcaaaaattctaaaaaataCTATGTGTTCAAATGAAGGAGAAAAAGATATGTGACAAAAAGATTttgatttattagggaggattttaattatatataatattttaatagatTTTGTTATATTAATCGCCACCTTAGTGACGTACCtaacaaaattaaaaactatacAGATAAATGAACATGTCAGTTTTCTAGTCATAAATAATAAATGAGATGCCTACACTAAGAAAATAAtcatttgttttataaaataGGATAAGATTTACACAAATCAATATAGTCTTCTAAAAATATCTTATCTCATTTTATTTATATCatttaattcacatataaataacTTGATAAAAAAGAAAACATAAACTTTGGTCGACATCGAAAATAATATAAATcgtatattaattttattttcgcAATCCATGCCCTTTACTTTCCAACAAACTTCACTTTCAAGCCCGCGAAGACGAATTCGAAGAGTAACAACCATATCAGAATCTGAGAAAGCTTAATCATCCATACACTCAGAAAAGCTTTTCCAAAAATGGCGTTAATCTGTTCATTTGAAAGAACCTATTTTCAGAACTAATTGCAATGTTTATAACCGACTTTATTAAGCGCAAGTTAGAATCAGTGTTGCAACCATGGCTGCTGCAAGAACCGGAGTTGGAACTCAAGTTAGGGTTTCTTCGTTCTCATGGAATCGCAAAGAGCCTCCGCTTCAATACTTCAGCACTGAACGAGCTTCTAGACGATTCTACTGGCTTTTACTTCACCGACTTCAGAATTGATCAATTGACCCTCCGGATTACCAACTGGTCAGCTCCTGCATTCAATTGGGAAGTTCAAGGTTTCCATATCACTATATCGCCGAGGTATGCTATATACAAATGTTTGTTTATGTATACATTTTTACTTATGTAGTTTGGATTGTCTTCGTTTTTTGTTCATTTATTTTCGCAATGTCGCTTGACGTGGAAGGATAGTGGAGGGGAGGGGAAGCAGCCGGGAGCCATCGGAGGTGTTGCTGGAGGACAAGAAGAAGGCTCTACGTGAAATTGACCCTGAGGTATTTCGTTTAAAGTTCTGAATTTGGTCTCTATTCCATAGCTTTTATCATATCGTCTAATGACTTTCTGATGATCACAGGGTAGTGAATTGTTTGATAtcatggaaaagcttgcgaatatTTCCCCATCAAGGAGCCAGAAAACTTCCCTCCCAAAGCTTATCCTGAATTATTGTTCCTTACAGATGACTGATATCAATCTACAACTGCAACATGCCATCTCAGATGACTCCATTGCATGCTTGTTGGAGATAGAGGAGCTTAATGCAGGCTCTCGACTTGTCAAACCTCAATCTTTCCTCAGAGGGTATGTCAATTCACTTATTGTAAATCCTAAAGAGAGCTATTTCGATCTTGAAATCAGAGGTTTAAAGATAAGATTGAAGAGCCATGATCATCTTAGCCCAGTGTTTTCTGCAACCGACATTATCTGTTCCTCAAAGTTGAGTGATCTTCAGTTGAGTGAACTCAATTGTTCAATTGAGGAATTACTGTTTTCATTTTCTCCAGCAGATGTCTCCATTTTATCAATTATTGTGAGGGAATCATCAAGAAAATCCCCATCAATAAGAAACGGAAGACAACTCTGGAAAGAAACTGCAACTAGAATTAGGTCATTGATCTCAACACGTAGATATTCAATGCAGAAATTAGTTGGTTTAGTTATCCTATGGTTGCGTTATATACATGCCTGGGAGAATTTGTTTTTACTGATTGGATATTATCCTATGGACATAATGATAAAAAGATCAGCTGTAAAGATGTCCAAAAACCAGATGTTTTCAAAAACTTTTAGGCATCAATGGGAAGTAATTTCTGAAATTGAGAAAGAAATACCTCCTCCAGCTATTGCACTTGCACGTCGAGTCATCAGATGCAGAAAAGTCAACAATGGTGTTTCAACCAAAGAGGAGGTCCAAGTCAATAGGTACTTGGAGTATTTTCAAAAGATATTCCAATTACTTTGTCTTATATGGACTACTTTGTGTAGCATGTTTAACACAAAAAAAGTTGGAGTTATTCCAATAGATTCCTTCCCAAATCTTTGTTACAGACTAAACTTGGGAAAAATTTCCATCACCATTTCCCCTGATAACAACACTAAACATAAAAAAGCTGTTACAGACAGGAGGGTTTCACTTTCACACCTGGATCTACTTTCTTTCTGTTtaatatttgattcatttatccTTCTTTACAACGAAAATATCTGTGAGAGTCATTTGACTTTCTCCTGTGGGGGTGTCAAGGTTATAAATGACTATGAATATTCTTCTAAAGGACACAAGAAGCCTAAAGTTCTAGACTCAGAAACTATCTTATGGAGTAAGCCTGCTCTTGTTTTTAACCAAGATAGAATTTCTGCCTCCCTCCCACTTCTGGAAACCATTTTAAATCAAACATGGTTGGATTGGAAGACATCTTGTTCAGAATTTGGTGAAATTACGAATGAGACCTTGAAAGATCCCTTCATTCTCTTTGAGATGAAGCATTTTTTGACAGATCAAGGGGAGAGTAGCTTGAGTCATCGATTTACAAAATGTTGTTTGGCAATGGGACAATTGGATTTCTTTTTGGGATATTCATCAGCATTATCGTTGACTCTACTTCTTAGGCAGATACAAAATGCTTTCAGTTTGGAGAAAGCACAAACTTCTACTCCAACATATGATACCCCATTAGTGAGAGTCTGGGATTGTGATTCATCTATTGCTGAAATGGAAAAGGAACTGCATAAAGTAATACCAGAAAAGCTTATTGAAGTTGGAGTATATGTAGTTGGTCCTCGAATCCGAGTATCACTGAGAAAGGATAGTTTGCATAAAGCAGTTGATGATATTCACCTTTCTTTTGATTGTAAAAACATTGAACTCTTGGTGTCACCGAGTCTATTAAATGATTCAGCAACAGAGTGCATGCATATGATGGAGCTTCAAGTGGTTAACATGGCTAATTCCAATAATGGAAGCTACCAGTGTCAAGGGCAAATAAGGCTTGATGCGTCTTTACAAATTCATGGTATAAATGCTTACCTTGATGACTCATCTGAAGTCCACCACTCCAAGATTATAACATTAAAGCCAATAACAGTTCAACTTTCAACCCTAAGGTATGACATGCTTCACTCTTGTTTCAATTTTTGGTGTCATTGTGctttatttttatttactttaCTTTCTGTTGTATCACAGGAAGGATAATTGGTCTCTTGGAAAAAGTGTAAGTGCTTTCTCTGCAGTCCTAAATGGGAATGCTTCAGGGCTCTCGGGTCTAATATTTGTTGATGAAATGTCTGCTTTAGTCGAGGtaatttccttcttcttcttcttcttcttcttcttcttcttccctgaTATCTTAATTTTTCTTGTAACACCTACAATTCCTTCAGTTTTAAGATTGCTAGGTTGCATACTTTACTCTATTCCCTGCATTTAAACTAGCTCACTCTTGTTATGTTCCATGATTGCTTATAACAACTTTGATTATTTTCTCTGAATTGAATAGAAATTATTGTTCTGTAATCTGTTGTGATGAATTATGTTGACTCACTTGATGTTTTTTGTGTGACAGGTGGTTAATAGTTTGATCTTTGCTCTATCAAACACATTGATCACAAGCAACACATCCACTTCTAGAAATTCTAATTATTTTGATACTCAGGAGATGTTGGATGTTAGTTCTGGAAATGAGATGCTGGTGAGTTCAATTACTGGAATGCCCTTGATCATTCTGAACACTCTCTATATTCTTAAATGCACATCTGAAATCCAGTCAGTGGATATAATCATTCACAAGTCAAGGAAAGTCAATGCCATAGAGAATCAAGTCACAATCTCTGAATCCTTTATGAGCCAAAATCTGTCTGCAAACTTCTTGCCTGATAATGGAATTCAGATTACTCTTCAGAAAATGCATATGATGTTCTCATACAAAAAGAACCAAGGGAAAATACAAGGGCTTGTTGATTTCCTTGGTTTACGAGCTGTTATTTTCAGATATGCAAATGATGATGTCATGAATAGGTCTGATCTCCATAATCGGTTAGAAGATATATCTGAATCATCAGTTTCCAATTGCAAATTGAATTTATCTTTGACAAATCTTCCCAATGAATCATCATTATCCCACAGAGCAATTGGTAGTTCTACTTCTATTTCAAATACTTGTTTCAAAGCAGAAATTTCCTCCACTGAACTCTATGTGGTAGGATGCCCTTTAAAGGATGTAATAATTGGAAAACATGAGTCAAGTAAGCTTGAGATATCACTTTCTGTTGAGGGTGGCTTTCAGAAAAGCATCTCTTGCCATTGTCAGGTGCCATTCTCATGACTTACTTCTAACAGTTTTCTCTCACATTTGACTTTAATAtcactttttgtatttttttttgtctaCTATGTTGATTGAAGTGGGATGTGTTAGTATATATGACAAAATGGAAGAGTTACTTTATCATGATGTTGCTGACATGGACTTGACAGGGTGGCATTATCTTCCTTGAAACCACATCAGCTGTGATGTTCTCTCAATGTGGAGATTCATACATACGTCGTGTCAAACATCTATTTCCAGTTTCCCATATTGCAAATATCACTACACTTGAAGCCTCTCCGATCCAAGAGACACAAACTGCAGGCATACCTGAAGATCTTACCATGCATCTCTCTCAGTTTTATCTTGCCTTAATTGGTAGAGATGAATCTGGTACCTCTCTCTCTCATGTTTTCATATTTTACAAAAATAGGCTTAACATGTTTTGGTGATGGATATTGTGCAGGAAGACTTGAAGAGCTTCTGTTTAGTGCTGACATGGGTTTGGACCTTAAAGTTGTGAATATGAAGAAAAAGTTATCATTTCGTCTTTCCCAATTGTCAATTCTTTCTCGAGTTCTTCAAGACTCTATCAAACATCAAAACAGTAGAGTTCAGATTCCTCTTAGGTCTTCTAGCACAGATCCATCTGTCATTCAAGCAGCATTAGTTCCAACAGATGATATTCATTCTGTAGCAAATGATGCAAGCAGCTCCACTTCTGATTCGCGTATAGAACTATCCAGTGAAGATTCTCATCAAGATTCTGAAAACTACATTTTGAGACAATTAACTTGTTTCATAGCAGCTGAAGAGCCTGTATCAAGGGACTCTCCTGATACATCAAAATCAACTCAACCTTGGGTTGGCAGTGGTTCTATTTCAGGTTTTGATGTGACAATATCATTGTCCGAGATTCAGGTGAGAATTCAATTATACATCatgcttattttaaaaattatagaACCTACAAgttgatgcttatatagttatatgGCATATATGCTATTATGTCTCCAGATGTTGCTTTCAGTTGCTGAGATTTCTGGGGTCTCCACAAAAGAAACAACTGCCACTGTGCAGCAAAGGCAATTGCATAATGAAGAGGAACCCATGAGAAACCTGGAGGAGATGATCCAAGatggtatttatttatttattttttctttttcttattgtAGTTCACaatttttattagttattatttacCACAAACTCCATTGACAAGTTTTATGTTTCATACATTATAGGCAGTATCATTGCAATCCAAGATGTCCATCAGCATATGTATATTGTGGCAGAAGGTGAAGATAGAAATTATCGTTTGTCTGGTTCAATGCATTATTCACTTGCACCACAGATGGCTCTTTTCAAGGTCTGTAGTTGACTAATTGTGACATGAACAAGTTAATAGCATCATTCTATTGATTCTATTGATGAAAAATTAAACCCTTTTTCATTTAGGTGAAGTATCATTACCAAAAGATATGGAAGTCATCATACCAATGGTTTTCATTGACCTCATTGTATGCCAAAGATGAATCAGGGGAACACCTGCAATTAAACTGTAATCCCAGATCAAATTTTGTTGAGCTTTCCAGCTCAAGTAACAGTGGAACATCACTTTGGAGATCAATGCCTTGTAAGTCTGCAAGTTTTGAAGATGATAGTGAGCTGGAGTCTTACAACAATGCAGAAAAAAACCTATTTTACTTGATCAACAAGAAGAACAATTGTTCTATAGCTTTTGTTGAAGGGGTTCTAGAGTTTGTAAGCATACCTGGAAATCCATTCAAGTTTaaagtatttcaggattttcccCTTGCCAATGATCCATTATTGCTGGATGAAGGAAACTCGGTTTCACCCTTTATTGATATCAAGATTGACAAAATTTCTGTGACAATATATCATGAACTTTCAGATACAATCGAAAGGGTCCCACTTCTCCAGATGTCTATGGTTGTTCCTGAATTTATAATACAGAAATCACATGCTAAAACCAGAGTGATAACCAAACTTGTAACTGAGCTATACTCGTTTGATGCAAAGAGGAACTTATGGTATGTGTTTATATTATTTTTGCAAATACATTTAAGAACTTTTTTCTTATTTATCATTTGAATACAGGAACACGTTTCTGCATCCagttgaaataaacattttctgGAGATCTAGGGTTCAAACCCATGGTGTTTATGGAGTGCCTGTTCATTTCTATGCTAGAGTTAAAGAGGTaagcatgataatcacataaTATTTTGCATCCAGTTTTGTTTACTATTGTGAATGGCATACTGATGTATTATTATATTGTGGATTTTAACAGTTTCGTGTATCAATAATCGAGCTTTCACTGGACATACTTCTGTTTGTGATTGGAAAACTGGATTTGGCTGGTCCTTATGCAATTCAAAGCTCTGTGATTCTGGGAAATTCCTGCAAGGTGTATAATAATTACGTACTATAATGCGTGTTTCTCTCTCTTTATATGTATCCAAACATGCAGTTTATGGTATGAGATCTTTAACATGAA includes:
- the LOC111877860 gene encoding uncharacterized protein LOC111877860 isoform X2 translates to MEKLANISPSRSQKTSLPKLILNYCSLQMTDINLQLQHAISDDSIACLLEIEELNAGSRLVKPQSFLRGYVNSLIVNPKESYFDLEIRGLKIRLKSHDHLSPVFSATDIICSSKLSDLQLSELNCSIEELLFSFSPADVSILSIIVRESSRKSPSIRNGRQLWKETATRIRSLISTRRYSMQKLVGLVILWLRYIHAWENLFLLIGYYPMDIMIKRSAVKMSKNQMFSKTFRHQWEVISEIEKEIPPPAIALARRVIRCRKVNNGVSTKEEVQVNRYLEYFQKIFQLLCLIWTTLCSMFNTKKVGVIPIDSFPNLCYRLNLGKISITISPDNNTKHKKAVTDRRVSLSHLDLLSFCLIFDSFILLYNENICESHLTFSCGGVKVINDYEYSSKGHKKPKVLDSETILWSKPALVFNQDRISASLPLLETILNQTWLDWKTSCSEFGEITNETLKDPFILFEMKHFLTDQGESSLSHRFTKCCLAMGQLDFFLGYSSALSLTLLLRQIQNAFSLEKAQTSTPTYDTPLVRVWDCDSSIAEMEKELHKVIPEKLIEVGVYVVGPRIRVSLRKDSLHKAVDDIHLSFDCKNIELLVSPSLLNDSATECMHMMELQVVNMANSNNGSYQCQGQIRLDASLQIHGINAYLDDSSEVHHSKIITLKPITVQLSTLRKDNWSLGKSVSAFSAVLNGNASGLSGLIFVDEMSALVEVVNSLIFALSNTLITSNTSTSRNSNYFDTQEMLDVSSGNEMLVSSITGMPLIILNTLYILKCTSEIQSVDIIIHKSRKVNAIENQVTISESFMSQNLSANFLPDNGIQITLQKMHMMFSYKKNQGKIQGLVDFLGLRAVIFRYANDDVMNRSDLHNRLEDISESSVSNCKLNLSLTNLPNESSLSHRAIGSSTSISNTCFKAEISSTELYVVGCPLKDVIIGKHESSKLEISLSVEGGFQKSISCHCQGGIIFLETTSAVMFSQCGDSYIRRVKHLFPVSHIANITTLEASPIQETQTAGIPEDLTMHLSQFYLALIGRDESGRLEELLFSADMGLDLKVVNMKKKLSFRLSQLSILSRVLQDSIKHQNSRVQIPLRSSSTDPSVIQAALVPTDDIHSVANDASSSTSDSRIELSSEDSHQDSENYILRQLTCFIAAEEPVSRDSPDTSKSTQPWVGSGSISGFDVTISLSEIQMLLSVAEISGVSTKETTATVQQRQLHNEEEPMRNLEEMIQDGSIIAIQDVHQHMYIVAEGEDRNYRLSGSMHYSLAPQMALFKVKYHYQKIWKSSYQWFSLTSLYAKDESGEHLQLNCNPRSNFVELSSSSNSGTSLWRSMPCKSASFEDDSELESYNNAEKNLFYLINKKNNCSIAFVEGVLEFVSIPGNPFKFKVFQDFPLANDPLLLDEGNSVSPFIDIKIDKISVTIYHELSDTIERVPLLQMSMVVPEFIIQKSHAKTRVITKLVTELYSFDAKRNLWNTFLHPVEINIFWRSRVQTHGVYGVPVHFYARVKEFRVSIIELSLDILLFVIGKLDLAGPYAIQSSVILGNSCKVENQSDLVLLCQFSDKQYARIARKQSTTVFLRNLALDQHPESEASSVSIQLAERGDFLTFPIKFSLLKSGTFAWRTRIVSKNDSKAFPGPFIIVDISWKSEDGLSIVVSPILKIHNQTNFPIELRFQRPQQEETHHASLVVKAGDTIDDSTAAFDAIKASGGSKKALRSMSVGNFIFSFRPKDSPSFNNMEWSDELKGGKAARLSGLFDKISYHVRNAFPLESEKSSFSTARVPSKSKTGEIDDLHFLIQTIKKDVPILQPDGSKASAVALVEQKEIFILPTVEISNLLQLEIHVVLTDKDRYLPQESENMSKQATIPCGSSVTLYANPEAMFFNVTLTAFGLTCKSVNCGDWAKKLLKKKKGNQNLDMELNFGDGRYFGLLSLSCGHRGILEAAIYTPYTLKNNTDFGLFCLAPNQNPLSRNEVEELSSQGYSKLGAFLPPKSTKSWFLRTNKVSLKLMDDKANEALLDLDAVSGVTEINLEMEEKPGLIYITKLGVSLHSSINTQTPSQVVSLTPRYVLLNESDEVITIRQCNLEDDVECMTTVSSKQRKALRLCNKTNKKRETSIFENFIRKHRNGEDDSLLFIQFSPNDSGLGWSGPICVASMGRFFLKFPRSIKEKDKENEENTQEFAVVIVSEENSSLVLRFHRPPHMNLPYRVENCLRDASITYYQKGSTELETLGSGKQVNYVWDDLSLPHKLVIQISDLHLLREISLDKVREWKPLYKVSQRRALGLNFPLDKKKTGEKGKMSKLSHVNEMDMVNLGYEVYAHGLTRVLRICERKDSRKLNRQFYPGAKITLRVSRFSIHFSERAKQEEESDESLVYTPIIVMRLNNISLDSMLTDQQRLNQLRVQSVSVDQKWVGAPFAAMLRRHQTGFSDTYDNMLRVVLILLPSTSNIRQIKYLSIVLQPFDLNLDEETLMKIVPFYRTSLSDPNTPSQQYYFDHFEIHPVKIIASFLPGDSYSSYNSTQETMRSLLHSVIKVPEIKNKTVELNGVLVTHALITIRELSVKCAQHYSWYAMRAIYIAKGSPLLPPAFASIFDDLASSSLDVFFDPSTALIKLPGLTLGTFKLLSKYIDGKGLSGTKRYLGDLGKTVKTAGSNILFVAVTEISDSVLRGAETSGFDGMFGGFQQGVLKLAMEPSVLGSAFTEGGPDRKIKLDRNPGIDELYIEGYLQAMLDTLYKHEYLRVRVIDEQVVLKNLPPNSVLIDEIMDHVKGFLISKALLKGDSSFSHPLHHLRGQNEWRIGPTILTLCEHLFVNFAIGWLREQAGDLTAKINWGDRFKGDPPKEIVKEEESSKMSVLKWGVGRFVFAGMVAYIDGRLCRCIPNPVARRIVSGFVLSFLDKTRDK